The Streptomyces tendae DNA segment TACGACTCCGGCAGGGCGAGGGCCTCCGCGACCGCGTACTGGAACGGGCCGGCGGAGACGTAGGTGAGGTACTGCTTGGCCGAGCGGACCGCCGTGACCAGCTCGGGCGAGGCGGTGATCCAGCCGACCTTCCAGCCGGTGAAGGAGAAGGTCTTCCCCGCGCTGGAGATGGTCACCGTGCGGTCGCGCATGCCGGGGAAGGTCGCCAGGGGGATGTGTTCGGCGTCGTCGAAGACCAGGTGCTCGTACACCTCGTCGGTCACGACGAGGAGGTCCCGCTCCACGGCCAGCGCGGCGATCGACGCCAGCTCCGCGCGGGTGAGGACCGTGCCGGTCGGGTTGTGCGGGGTGTTGATCAGCAGCAGGCGGGTGCGGTCGGTGATCGCGTCGCGCAGCTCGTCGAGGTCCAGGCGGAAGCGGCCCTCGCTCGGGCGGAGGGTGACGGGGACGCGGGTGCCGCCCGCCATGGCGATGCAGGCCGCGTAGGAGTCGTAGTACGGCTCCAGCGCGATCACCTCGTCGCCGGGCTCCACCAGCGCCAGCAGCGCGGCGGCGATGGCCTCGGTGGCGCCCGCGGTGACCAGGACCTCGGTGTCGGGATCCACGGTGAGGCCGTAGCGGCGCCGCTGGTGCGCGGCGACGGCGGTGCGCAGCTCGGGGATGCCCGGCCCCGGCGGGTACTGGTTGCCGAGCCCGTCCCGCAGGGCCCGCACGGCGGCCTCCCTGACCTCCTCCGGGCCGTCCGTGTCGGGGAATCCCTGGCCCAGGTTGATGGCTCCGGTCCGCAGGGCGAGGGCCGACATCTCGGCGAAGACCGTCGTCCCGAACTCTGCGAGCCGGCGGTTGAGGAGGGGGCGCGCGCTGGAGGTCATGCGGGTCATCCTGCGCCGGATCAACGGTGTCCTCAACTCACTCTCCGGCCACGGGGTCGCGTGCCACCTCTTGGCCCGGGCACGGCGGAGCGTGACGGCGACCGAGGTCGGGTAGGTACCTCCCGCTCCGATCCCGATCCGACGAAGGACACGACAAGGGGACCGGCATGACGGCCACGGCCCTGTTCTGCGGAGACGTCGCCTTCGACGTGGCGCTGCGCGTCGCGCACCATCCGGCTCCGGACGAGAAGACGCACGCCTTCGAGAGCCTGGTGAGCGCCGGCGGTGTGGCGGCGAACTCGGCTGTCGCCTGCGCCCGGCAGGGCGTCGCCACCGCTCTGATCGCCGACGTGGGCGACGACGTGCTCGGCGCCCAGGCGACCGAGTTCCTCGCCGCGCGGGGCGTCGACGTCAAGGGGGTGGTCCCGGTGCCCGGCATGACGGCGGTCTCGGTGTGCACGCTCGCCGGCGACGGGGAGAAGCGGCTCGTCCACACCTCGTCCGTGTCGCAGTACCCGTCGCCGCGGCGGCTGCGTGACGCGGACCTGGACGGCGTCGACTGGATCCACACCTCGTGCCTGCACCCCGGAGCCGCCGCGGTGCTCGCCCGGCGGGCCCGGGCCGTCGGCATCAGGCTGTCCGTCGACCTGGAGCCCCTGGCGCTGACGCATGGCACGGAAGCTCTCGCACCGGTCCTCGACGGGGCGGAGGTCGTCTTCCTCAACGAGCAGGCCACGGCGCAGCTGGGCGACGTGGACGCCTTCGCCGCCGGCCACCGGGTGAGGTCGGTGGTCCGCACCCTGGGACCGCGGGGAGCCGCGCTGACGCTGGGCACCCGGCGGATCGGCGTCGCGCCGCCGCCGTCGGCGCCGATCGTCGACACCACCGGAGCCGGTGACTGCCTGGCCGGCGTCTATGTCGCGCGCCGCCTGTCCGGCGCGGACCCTGCCGCGGCGCTGCGGGCCGCGGTGGTGTCGGCGACCTCCGCCTGCGGCCACCTCGGCGCCCAGGGCGGCTACCCCGACCGGGAGGCGACGGACGAACTCGTCGCCCAGGTCCCGCCCGCCGAGCGGGAGGTCTGAGGGCGCGGTCCCGGGGAAACCTCTGGAGTTGCTCAACTCTGCTTTGGGGCGGAGTGGGGGAGGGCATGTCCCGGTCACACCGTGAGCGAGGCACCCACGGGGGGCTGCTTCGGGGGATCACGGGGGAACCGGAAGGAGGGTGGCGCCATGACTGTCGGCATCATCCTGGTAGTGCTCTTCGCCCTGCTCCTCGTGTTCG contains these protein-coding regions:
- a CDS encoding carbohydrate kinase family protein; this encodes MTATALFCGDVAFDVALRVAHHPAPDEKTHAFESLVSAGGVAANSAVACARQGVATALIADVGDDVLGAQATEFLAARGVDVKGVVPVPGMTAVSVCTLAGDGEKRLVHTSSVSQYPSPRRLRDADLDGVDWIHTSCLHPGAAAVLARRARAVGIRLSVDLEPLALTHGTEALAPVLDGAEVVFLNEQATAQLGDVDAFAAGHRVRSVVRTLGPRGAALTLGTRRIGVAPPPSAPIVDTTGAGDCLAGVYVARRLSGADPAAALRAAVVSATSACGHLGAQGGYPDREATDELVAQVPPAEREV
- a CDS encoding pyridoxal phosphate-dependent aminotransferase, whose product is MTRMTSSARPLLNRRLAEFGTTVFAEMSALALRTGAINLGQGFPDTDGPEEVREAAVRALRDGLGNQYPPGPGIPELRTAVAAHQRRRYGLTVDPDTEVLVTAGATEAIAAALLALVEPGDEVIALEPYYDSYAACIAMAGGTRVPVTLRPSEGRFRLDLDELRDAITDRTRLLLINTPHNPTGTVLTRAELASIAALAVERDLLVVTDEVYEHLVFDDAEHIPLATFPGMRDRTVTISSAGKTFSFTGWKVGWITASPELVTAVRSAKQYLTYVSAGPFQYAVAEALALPESYFTDFRADMLAKRDVLAAGLEEAGLAVYRPTGTYFVTADIRPLGETDGIAFCRALPERAGVVAIPTAVFYDHQDMGAPFVRFAFCKQRHVLEEAAARLKNAGR